A single region of the Pararge aegeria chromosome 20, ilParAegt1.1, whole genome shotgun sequence genome encodes:
- the LOC120632713 gene encoding 40S ribosomal protein S6 — MKLNVSYPATGCQKLFEVVDEHKLRIFYEKRMGAEVEADQLGDEWKGYILRVAGGNDKQGFPMKQGVLTNSRVRLLMSKGHSCYRPRRDGERKRKSVRGCIVDANLSVLALVIVRKGAQEIPGLTDGNVPRRLGPKRASKIRKLFNLTKQDDVRRYVVKRLLPAKEGKENAKPRYKAPRIQRLVTPVVLQRRRHRLALKKKRLAKRKSSEADYAKLLAQRKKESKVRRQEEIKRRRSASIRDSKSSSTSAPQK; from the exons ATGAAG CTGAACGTCTCTTACCCGGCGACGGGATGTCAGAAGTTATTTGAAGTAGTGGACGAGCATAAGCTCCGCATCTTCTATGAGAAGCGCATGGGCGCTGAGGTTGAGGCCGACCAGCTAGGAGACGAATGGAAGGGCTACATCTTACGTGTTGCTGGTGGTAACGACAAGCAGGGATTCCCTATGAAACAGGGTGTCCTAACCAACA GCCGTGTTCGTTTGTTGATGTCAAAGGGCCACTCTTGCTACAGACCACGTCGTGATGGTGAGAGGAAAAGGAAATCTGTTCGTGGGTGCATTGTAGATGCTAACTTATCAGTACTAGCTCTTGTCATTGTTCGCAAAGGTGCTCAG GAAATCCCTGGACTTACTGATGGCAATGTGCCCCGTCGTCTAGGTCCCAAGAGAGCATCCAAAATCCGCAAGTTGTTCAACCTGACCAAACAGGATGATGTCCGTCGTTATGTTGTCAAACGCCTGCTGCCTGCTAAAGAGGGCAAGGAAAATGCTAAACCCAGATATAAG GCCCCTAGAATCCAGAGGTTAGTAACCCCTGTGGTCCTACAACGCAGACGTCACCGTCTGGCCCTCAAGAAGAAGCGTCTAGCCAAGCGCAAGTCCTCTGAGGCAGACTATGCCAAACTGCTTGCGCAAAGAAAGAAGGAATCCAAG GTGCGTCGCCAAGAAGAGATCAAACGCAGGCGTTCAGCTTCAATTCGAGATTCCAAGAGCTCGAGCACGAGTGCCCCGCAAAAGTGA
- the LOC120632809 gene encoding uncharacterized protein LOC120632809 isoform X2: protein MMAINSFEKPSEKIGPAIVKSFCSKVSNQNSRCLSLIDYSADHSISSSKSKCDKFKKKKNTSLYLTEDRIEMLSKITEKRLVHTKTTDLISSYPLAVKIYKASSDEFKALKKRKKAKKSVLTLPNEQAPLPQLCMVSDMNDSEYYDEIKDKKNSKPKERTIQANRKLRLNKAKLTFDRDAEYCSRLNIDMDNSSTDMINQFTGDGKKSVKRRNILKKSDVNTHDVWNMLRNMNRFQFRPSPPFSENSITSTKKRNAKIKLRNNKMDTKFIETCTTEEFTFFSNSVDKSDHNSKSSIDRITVIDKKDAYKEIQEELKVVKNKIPTNLRKYKKNKKYQSNVISRLSSAKVKCDGENVGTFYQNEVNLKPVLPNSLQDEVQSQENKLMLTYDVCNNLNLGCIHNCLYCHANEIDKQFNGSDDFNHLYGNSDSSKGDIIKRLSGATPLLDDQSKANKLSTCVSKGQIHGITKVVLSKGQDIVLTKKVNLPKRKLRLVTTMPSAVLYPKLTQADIKRRLANIKFPLVILSKDQLTSTPFQVPANHEPPHLAGLNEHIWPFMQSWQKRVIANPSTKYSGNYAEKTTQGIKGDCIGEKMKLNNGTNSLAFRARNTVHPIPLDNVKNINIKAPKIKPMRQLKERMLQFLHKRYSFVGDNKKYLPQETTNRKEHFSNNLADVGTNTKINFIVSKDRDKIICKKEEKMLNYTSSQMKQPWAKGRWASEFIDNVIKKIKNGVYYNQDEKGVFRNQYCSFDENPSDLQIETINKNQVAIKHCVTNIVVQFDVAIPSEINTELLINQSISFVPVSVTQNHTKIFKSNTIIINAMLPAELCSILPNTMRRIIDSKLVLPKIFDKVENQLTSIAEIFPCKSGNSLERLTPVFKGVSLDLKIIGKGKFLNSKTIIPYKTFDIAKIKNLSFEEFYFQKKSNLLPPLLTNRLLMCQIGPMAYKLISLKSHRPQKLLPELDFKRAHQKISSIMVLQPYVLSNKQVVSACKFKMIDMVVSVILSNRSFNIQLNMLHINPLYNVSYKNVHTISMRVKNEENKVTSIISNITVNSDHNCFQERLEDVKNLSNIVKSNTINKYTDRSHRNKFENRKSGIELYVSNNRNKKTTFVRLYKKCKSMSNICNERSGTALRKIANLDDFFLALGATKALANVTDGIIERKILTAVKEVKNWINEITPRQALLILLLANKKDTSNLLRYRLVILQGIAVKRITRASELDMEIEVIEREKLNTFSPYEGISYLPASVENQDSLLEELYWIAKTTASDYQKPFDESSERLLKSLLEKRKKLNPSYLRVMARYVGLGLLKSPN, encoded by the exons ATGATGGCAATCAACTCATTCGAAAAACCGAGTGAAAAAATTGGACCAGCAATAGTGAAGTCATTCTGTTCAAAAGTTTCTAATCAAAATTCAAGGTGCTTATCACTAATTGACTACTCGGCGGATCATAGCATTTCGAGTAGTAAGAGTAAATGTGATAAATTCAAGAAAAAGAAGAACACATCTCTTTACCTTACTGAAGACAGAATTGAAATGCTCTCAAAGATTACCGAGAAGAGACTCGTGCATACGAAAACCACCGATTTAATTTCCTCTTATCCTTTGGCTGTTAAAATCTATAAAGCTAGCTCCGATGAGTTTAAGgctttgaaaaaaagaaaaaaagcaaaGAAATCCGTTTTGACGCTACCAAATGAGCAAGCTCCGTTGCCTCAATTGTGTATGGTTAGCGATATGAATGATTCAGAATATTACGATGAaatcaaagataaaaaaaattcaaaacccaAAGAAAGAACAATTCAGGCTAACAGAAAGCTTCGTTTAAACAAGGCAAAACTAACATTTGATAGAGATGCAGAATACTGCTCGCGACTTAACATTGATATGGATAATAGTTCAACGGATATGATAAATCAATTTACTGGTGATGGGAAAAAATCTGTGAAACGTCGAAACATACTAAAGAAATCTGATGTTAACACGCATGATGTCTGGAACATGCTTAGGAATATGAATCGTTTCCAATTTAGGCCATCGCCTCCCTTCTCTGAGAATAGTATTACCTCAACGAAGAAAAGGAATGctaaaattaaacttagaaATAACAAAATGGACACGAA gtttattGAAACTTGTACAACCGaagaatttacttttttttccaattcagTTGATAAATCTGATCACAATTCGAAATCGAGCATAGATCGTATTACAGTTATTGATAAGAAGGATGCATATAAAGAAATCCAAGAAGAACTTAaggttgtaaaaaataaaattccaaccaatctaagaaaatacaaaaaaaataaaaaatatcaatcaaATGTAATATCAAGACTAAGCAGTGCCAAAGTTAAATGTGACGGGGAGAATGTGGGAACATTTTACCAGAACGAGGTTAATCTAAAGCCCGTATTGCCTAATAGTCTCCAAGATGAAGTGCAAAGTCAAGAAAACAAACTTATGCTCACATACGACGTTTGTAATAATCTCAACTTGGGATGCATTCATAACTGCCTGTATTGTCACGCTAACGAAATCGATAAACAATTTAATGGCAGTGATGATTTTAATCATCTTTATGGAAATTCAGATTCTAGCAAAGGAGATATAATAAAAAGACTAAGTGGCGCGACACCTCTGTTAGATG ATCAAAGTAAAGCAAACAAATTGAGTACCTGTGTCTCAAAAGGCCAGATACATGGTATAACAAAAGTTGTTTTAAGTAAAGGACAAGATATTGTGTTAACTAAAAAAGTCAATCTTCCAAAGAGAAAACTACGCTTAGTGACTACAATGCCGAGTGCTGTATTATATCCTAAATTAACTCAAGCTGATATTAAACGGCGGTTAGCTAATATCAAATTCCCCTTAGTTATATTGTCAAAAGATCAACTTACCTCTACCCCATTTCAAGTACCGGCAAACCACGAACCACCGCACTTGGCAGGATTAAATGAGCATATCTGGCCTTTTATGCAAAGTTGGCAAAAGAGAGTTATAGCAAATCCTAGTACAAAATATAGTGGTAATTATGCTGAAAAAACTACCCAAGGCATTAAAGGCGATTGTATTGGGGAGAAGATGAAACTCAACAACGGAACTAACTCTCTTGCATTTAGAGCCAGAAATACAGTTCACCCAATTCCTCTTGATAATGTcaagaatattaatattaaagctcCAAAGATTAAACCAATGCGCCAGCTAAAAGAAAGAATGCTACAATTTTTACACAAGAGATACTCTTTTGTAGGGGATAATAAGAAATACTTACCACAGGAAACTACTAATCGAAAAGAACATTTTTCTAATAATCTTGCCGATGTTGGTactaatacaaaaattaatttcattgttTCAAAAGATCGAGACAAAATTATATGTAAGAAAGAAGAGAAGATGCTGAATTATACCTCATCTCAAATGAAACAGCCATGGGCGAAGGGCAGGTGGGCTAGTGAGTTTATTGATAATGTTATCAAGAAAATCAAGAACGGTGTTTATTATAACCAAGATGAAAAAGGAGTTTTCAGAAACCAGTATTGCA GTTTTGATGAAAATCCTTCAGATTTGCAAATTGAAACGATTAACAAGAATCAAGTTGCAATTAAGCATTGCGTCACCAATATTGTTGTGCAGTTCGATGTTGCTATACCGTCGGAAATAAATACGGAGCTTCTCATCAATCAATCTATTTCCTTTGTACCAGTATCAGTGACTCAAAATCATACAAAGATATTTAAGTcgaatacaataattataaatgctatGCTGCCGGCAGAACTCTGCAGTATTTTGCCAAATACGATGAGAAGAATAATTGACAGTAAATTAGTCTTACCaaaaatttttgataaagttgAGAACCAATTAACTTCTATAGCTGAAATATTTCCTTGTAAAAGCGGCAATTCATTAGAACGTTTGACTCCAGTTTTTAAAGGGGTATCCCTAGATTTGAAAATTATTGGTAAAGggaaatttttaaatagtaaaacgATAATCCCTTATAAGACATTTGATATAGCAAAAATAAAGAATCTTTCTTTCgaagaattttattttcagaaaaaaTCTAACCTTTTGCCCCCTTTACTAACAAATCGATTATTAATGTGTCAAATAGGCCCGATGGCTTATAAACTAATAAGTTTGAAATCACATCGACCTCAAAAATTATTACCAGAACTCGATTTCAAGAGAGCACATCAAAAGATATCATCGATTATGGTACTACAACCATATGTATTATCTAATAAACAAGTGGTCTCTGCTTGTAAGTTTAAAATGATTGACATGGTGGTATCTGTAATACTAAGCAATCGTAGCTTTAATATTCAACTAAACATGCTACATATAAATCCACTTTATAACGTAAGTTACAAAAATGTACATACTATAAGCATGAGAGTTAAAAATGAGGAGAATAAAGTTACTTCGATCATATCCAATATAACGGTCAATTCTGATCACAACTGTTTTCAAGAACGTTTGGAAGATGTCAAGAACCTTTCCAATATTGTAAAatcaaatacaattaataaatatacagatcgctcacatagaaataaatttgaaaatcgTAAAAGCGGCATTGAGTTATATGTTtctaataatagaaataagaaAACGACTTTTGTAAGATTATACAAAAAATGTAAATCTATGTCAAACATCTGTAATGAAAGATCAGGCACTGCGCTAAGAAAAATAGCAAATTTAGATGATTTTTTCTTAGCTTTAGGTGCAACCAAGGCTTTGGCTAATGTAACCGATGGAATAATCGAGAGAAAGATTTTGACAGCAGTAAAAGAG GTCAAAAACTGGATAAATGAGATAACGCCAAGACAAGCTCTGCTCATTTTACTTTTAGCTAATAAAAAGGATACATCGAATTTATTGCGGTATCGCTTGGTTATACTTCAAGGGATTGCTGTAAAAAGGATCACGCGTGCTTCGGAACTAGATATGGAAATAGAAGTTATCGAgagagaaaaattaaatacattttcaccG TATGAAGGAATTTCTTATTTACCGGCATCCGTTGAAAATCAGGACAGTCTCTTAGAAGAATTGTACTGGATTGCTAAAACAACc GCTTCAGATTATCAAAAGCCCTTCGATGAATCCTCTGAAAGATTGTTAAAATCACTTTTGGAGAAGAGGAAAAAGTTGAACCCGTCCTATCTTCGCGTAATGGCCCGCTATGTCGGTCTTGGTTTGCTGAAATCGCCGAATTGA
- the LOC120632809 gene encoding uncharacterized protein LOC120632809 isoform X1: MMAINSFEKPSEKIGPAIVKSFCSKVSNQNSRCLSLIDYSADHSISSSKSKCDKFKKKKNTSLYLTEDRIEMLSKITEKRLVHTKTTDLISSYPLAVKIYKASSDEFKALKKRKKAKKSVLTLPNEQAPLPQLCMVSDMNDSEYYDEIKDKKNSKPKERTIQANRKLRLNKAKLTFDRDAEYCSRLNIDMDNSSTDMINQFTGDGKKSVKRRNILKKSDVNTHDVWNMLRNMNRFQFRPSPPFSENSITSTKKRNAKIKLRNNKMDTKFIETCTTEEFTFFSNSVDKSDHNSKSSIDRITVIDKKDAYKEIQEELKVVKNKIPTNLRKYKKNKKYQSNVISRLSSAKVKCDGENVGTFYQNEVNLKPVLPNSLQDEVQSQENKLMLTYDVCNNLNLGCIHNCLYCHANEIDKQFNGSDDFNHLYGNSDSSKGDIIKRLSGATPLLDDQSKANKLSTCVSKGQIHGITKVVLSKGQDIVLTKKVNLPKRKLRLVTTMPSAVLYPKLTQADIKRRLANIKFPLVILSKDQLTSTPFQVPANHEPPHLAGLNEHIWPFMQSWQKRVIANPSTKYSGNYAEKTTQGIKGDCIGEKMKLNNGTNSLAFRARNTVHPIPLDNVKNINIKAPKIKPMRQLKERMLQFLHKRYSFVGDNKKYLPQETTNRKEHFSNNLADVGTNTKINFIVSKDRDKIICKKEEKMLNYTSSQMKQPWAKGRWASEFIDNVIKKIKNGVYYNQDEKGVFRNQYCTTKEDSVQTEIHFTQQDYCKNCAQKSQPLIDEEDKTYDLFQSIPGFDENPSDLQIETINKNQVAIKHCVTNIVVQFDVAIPSEINTELLINQSISFVPVSVTQNHTKIFKSNTIIINAMLPAELCSILPNTMRRIIDSKLVLPKIFDKVENQLTSIAEIFPCKSGNSLERLTPVFKGVSLDLKIIGKGKFLNSKTIIPYKTFDIAKIKNLSFEEFYFQKKSNLLPPLLTNRLLMCQIGPMAYKLISLKSHRPQKLLPELDFKRAHQKISSIMVLQPYVLSNKQVVSACKFKMIDMVVSVILSNRSFNIQLNMLHINPLYNVSYKNVHTISMRVKNEENKVTSIISNITVNSDHNCFQERLEDVKNLSNIVKSNTINKYTDRSHRNKFENRKSGIELYVSNNRNKKTTFVRLYKKCKSMSNICNERSGTALRKIANLDDFFLALGATKALANVTDGIIERKILTAVKEVKNWINEITPRQALLILLLANKKDTSNLLRYRLVILQGIAVKRITRASELDMEIEVIEREKLNTFSPYEGISYLPASVENQDSLLEELYWIAKTTASDYQKPFDESSERLLKSLLEKRKKLNPSYLRVMARYVGLGLLKSPN, encoded by the exons ATGATGGCAATCAACTCATTCGAAAAACCGAGTGAAAAAATTGGACCAGCAATAGTGAAGTCATTCTGTTCAAAAGTTTCTAATCAAAATTCAAGGTGCTTATCACTAATTGACTACTCGGCGGATCATAGCATTTCGAGTAGTAAGAGTAAATGTGATAAATTCAAGAAAAAGAAGAACACATCTCTTTACCTTACTGAAGACAGAATTGAAATGCTCTCAAAGATTACCGAGAAGAGACTCGTGCATACGAAAACCACCGATTTAATTTCCTCTTATCCTTTGGCTGTTAAAATCTATAAAGCTAGCTCCGATGAGTTTAAGgctttgaaaaaaagaaaaaaagcaaaGAAATCCGTTTTGACGCTACCAAATGAGCAAGCTCCGTTGCCTCAATTGTGTATGGTTAGCGATATGAATGATTCAGAATATTACGATGAaatcaaagataaaaaaaattcaaaacccaAAGAAAGAACAATTCAGGCTAACAGAAAGCTTCGTTTAAACAAGGCAAAACTAACATTTGATAGAGATGCAGAATACTGCTCGCGACTTAACATTGATATGGATAATAGTTCAACGGATATGATAAATCAATTTACTGGTGATGGGAAAAAATCTGTGAAACGTCGAAACATACTAAAGAAATCTGATGTTAACACGCATGATGTCTGGAACATGCTTAGGAATATGAATCGTTTCCAATTTAGGCCATCGCCTCCCTTCTCTGAGAATAGTATTACCTCAACGAAGAAAAGGAATGctaaaattaaacttagaaATAACAAAATGGACACGAA gtttattGAAACTTGTACAACCGaagaatttacttttttttccaattcagTTGATAAATCTGATCACAATTCGAAATCGAGCATAGATCGTATTACAGTTATTGATAAGAAGGATGCATATAAAGAAATCCAAGAAGAACTTAaggttgtaaaaaataaaattccaaccaatctaagaaaatacaaaaaaaataaaaaatatcaatcaaATGTAATATCAAGACTAAGCAGTGCCAAAGTTAAATGTGACGGGGAGAATGTGGGAACATTTTACCAGAACGAGGTTAATCTAAAGCCCGTATTGCCTAATAGTCTCCAAGATGAAGTGCAAAGTCAAGAAAACAAACTTATGCTCACATACGACGTTTGTAATAATCTCAACTTGGGATGCATTCATAACTGCCTGTATTGTCACGCTAACGAAATCGATAAACAATTTAATGGCAGTGATGATTTTAATCATCTTTATGGAAATTCAGATTCTAGCAAAGGAGATATAATAAAAAGACTAAGTGGCGCGACACCTCTGTTAGATG ATCAAAGTAAAGCAAACAAATTGAGTACCTGTGTCTCAAAAGGCCAGATACATGGTATAACAAAAGTTGTTTTAAGTAAAGGACAAGATATTGTGTTAACTAAAAAAGTCAATCTTCCAAAGAGAAAACTACGCTTAGTGACTACAATGCCGAGTGCTGTATTATATCCTAAATTAACTCAAGCTGATATTAAACGGCGGTTAGCTAATATCAAATTCCCCTTAGTTATATTGTCAAAAGATCAACTTACCTCTACCCCATTTCAAGTACCGGCAAACCACGAACCACCGCACTTGGCAGGATTAAATGAGCATATCTGGCCTTTTATGCAAAGTTGGCAAAAGAGAGTTATAGCAAATCCTAGTACAAAATATAGTGGTAATTATGCTGAAAAAACTACCCAAGGCATTAAAGGCGATTGTATTGGGGAGAAGATGAAACTCAACAACGGAACTAACTCTCTTGCATTTAGAGCCAGAAATACAGTTCACCCAATTCCTCTTGATAATGTcaagaatattaatattaaagctcCAAAGATTAAACCAATGCGCCAGCTAAAAGAAAGAATGCTACAATTTTTACACAAGAGATACTCTTTTGTAGGGGATAATAAGAAATACTTACCACAGGAAACTACTAATCGAAAAGAACATTTTTCTAATAATCTTGCCGATGTTGGTactaatacaaaaattaatttcattgttTCAAAAGATCGAGACAAAATTATATGTAAGAAAGAAGAGAAGATGCTGAATTATACCTCATCTCAAATGAAACAGCCATGGGCGAAGGGCAGGTGGGCTAGTGAGTTTATTGATAATGTTATCAAGAAAATCAAGAACGGTGTTTATTATAACCAAGATGAAAAAGGAGTTTTCAGAAACCAGTATTGCA CTACAAAAGAAGATTCAGTTCAAACGGAAATCCATTTCACCCAACAAgattattgtaaaaattgtgCTCAGAAATCCCAGCCATTAATTGACGAAGAAGATAAAACATACGACCTCTTTCAATCCATTCCAGGTTTTGATGAAAATCCTTCAGATTTGCAAATTGAAACGATTAACAAGAATCAAGTTGCAATTAAGCATTGCGTCACCAATATTGTTGTGCAGTTCGATGTTGCTATACCGTCGGAAATAAATACGGAGCTTCTCATCAATCAATCTATTTCCTTTGTACCAGTATCAGTGACTCAAAATCATACAAAGATATTTAAGTcgaatacaataattataaatgctatGCTGCCGGCAGAACTCTGCAGTATTTTGCCAAATACGATGAGAAGAATAATTGACAGTAAATTAGTCTTACCaaaaatttttgataaagttgAGAACCAATTAACTTCTATAGCTGAAATATTTCCTTGTAAAAGCGGCAATTCATTAGAACGTTTGACTCCAGTTTTTAAAGGGGTATCCCTAGATTTGAAAATTATTGGTAAAGggaaatttttaaatagtaaaacgATAATCCCTTATAAGACATTTGATATAGCAAAAATAAAGAATCTTTCTTTCgaagaattttattttcagaaaaaaTCTAACCTTTTGCCCCCTTTACTAACAAATCGATTATTAATGTGTCAAATAGGCCCGATGGCTTATAAACTAATAAGTTTGAAATCACATCGACCTCAAAAATTATTACCAGAACTCGATTTCAAGAGAGCACATCAAAAGATATCATCGATTATGGTACTACAACCATATGTATTATCTAATAAACAAGTGGTCTCTGCTTGTAAGTTTAAAATGATTGACATGGTGGTATCTGTAATACTAAGCAATCGTAGCTTTAATATTCAACTAAACATGCTACATATAAATCCACTTTATAACGTAAGTTACAAAAATGTACATACTATAAGCATGAGAGTTAAAAATGAGGAGAATAAAGTTACTTCGATCATATCCAATATAACGGTCAATTCTGATCACAACTGTTTTCAAGAACGTTTGGAAGATGTCAAGAACCTTTCCAATATTGTAAAatcaaatacaattaataaatatacagatcgctcacatagaaataaatttgaaaatcgTAAAAGCGGCATTGAGTTATATGTTtctaataatagaaataagaaAACGACTTTTGTAAGATTATACAAAAAATGTAAATCTATGTCAAACATCTGTAATGAAAGATCAGGCACTGCGCTAAGAAAAATAGCAAATTTAGATGATTTTTTCTTAGCTTTAGGTGCAACCAAGGCTTTGGCTAATGTAACCGATGGAATAATCGAGAGAAAGATTTTGACAGCAGTAAAAGAG GTCAAAAACTGGATAAATGAGATAACGCCAAGACAAGCTCTGCTCATTTTACTTTTAGCTAATAAAAAGGATACATCGAATTTATTGCGGTATCGCTTGGTTATACTTCAAGGGATTGCTGTAAAAAGGATCACGCGTGCTTCGGAACTAGATATGGAAATAGAAGTTATCGAgagagaaaaattaaatacattttcaccG TATGAAGGAATTTCTTATTTACCGGCATCCGTTGAAAATCAGGACAGTCTCTTAGAAGAATTGTACTGGATTGCTAAAACAACc GCTTCAGATTATCAAAAGCCCTTCGATGAATCCTCTGAAAGATTGTTAAAATCACTTTTGGAGAAGAGGAAAAAGTTGAACCCGTCCTATCTTCGCGTAATGGCCCGCTATGTCGGTCTTGGTTTGCTGAAATCGCCGAATTGA